From a single Granulicella aggregans genomic region:
- a CDS encoding nucleotide sugar dehydrogenase — MTTQTLDQAPPRTATKTASASLSDWLQHIENRTARVGIVGLGYVGLPLTLLFSEERFRVTGFDIDDAKVERLNVGGSYIHRIEPEHIQGAQKAGFSATSDFSQIAGMDAVLICVPTPLHDDHTPDMSYVVSTMEAIAPHLRAGQLVVLESTTYPGTTEEIVVETINRYGAGRGLAVLRKGQDDLDGVMVAFSPEREDPGNIVTPRRDIPKVIGGVDERAAKAAEALYGTVFNRTVLMSSPAAAEMTKLLENIYRCVNIALVNEMKQLCEKMGIDVWEVINAAATKPFGFQAFYPGPGVGGHCIPVDPFYLTWKAEQYGLQTRFIELAGEVNESMPLHVVETAARAMERNGVNLRNARVLVLGVAYKKDVDDLRESPALTIIELLQKAGATVAYNDPFFPTVGRGRKYDLNLASTPLEQLGDFDCVLIATDHSSYEYEKIVTEARLVVDSRNATRAIQSAKIVRC; from the coding sequence TTGACGACACAAACTCTAGATCAGGCCCCCCCCAGGACCGCTACCAAGACCGCTTCTGCCTCTCTGTCCGATTGGCTGCAGCACATCGAGAACCGGACGGCACGAGTTGGCATTGTTGGGCTGGGATACGTTGGACTGCCGCTGACGCTGTTGTTCAGCGAGGAGAGGTTCCGCGTTACCGGGTTCGACATCGACGACGCGAAGGTGGAGCGACTGAATGTGGGTGGATCGTACATCCACCGGATTGAGCCGGAGCATATTCAAGGGGCGCAGAAGGCAGGGTTCTCGGCGACTTCGGATTTCTCGCAGATTGCGGGGATGGATGCGGTGTTGATCTGCGTGCCGACTCCGCTGCACGACGACCACACGCCGGATATGAGCTATGTGGTGTCGACGATGGAGGCGATTGCCCCGCATCTGCGCGCGGGGCAGTTGGTGGTGCTCGAGAGCACAACGTATCCGGGGACGACGGAAGAGATCGTGGTGGAGACGATCAACCGTTATGGGGCGGGGCGTGGGTTGGCGGTGTTGCGCAAGGGGCAGGACGATCTTGATGGGGTGATGGTGGCGTTCTCGCCGGAGCGGGAAGATCCGGGCAATATTGTGACGCCGCGGCGAGACATTCCGAAGGTGATTGGTGGAGTGGATGAGCGGGCGGCGAAGGCTGCCGAGGCCCTGTATGGGACGGTGTTCAATCGGACGGTGCTGATGTCTTCGCCGGCGGCGGCGGAGATGACGAAGCTGCTCGAGAACATCTACCGGTGCGTGAATATCGCGTTGGTGAACGAGATGAAGCAGCTCTGCGAGAAGATGGGGATCGACGTGTGGGAGGTGATCAACGCGGCGGCTACGAAGCCGTTCGGGTTCCAGGCGTTTTATCCGGGGCCGGGCGTGGGCGGGCACTGTATTCCGGTCGATCCGTTCTATCTCACCTGGAAGGCGGAGCAGTATGGGCTGCAGACTCGGTTCATCGAGCTTGCCGGCGAGGTGAACGAGTCGATGCCGCTGCACGTGGTGGAGACGGCGGCGCGGGCGATGGAACGAAATGGTGTCAACCTGCGGAATGCGCGGGTGCTGGTGCTTGGCGTGGCGTACAAGAAGGACGTCGATGATCTGCGGGAGTCGCCTGCGCTGACGATTATCGAGCTGCTGCAGAAGGCGGGAGCGACGGTGGCTTATAACGATCCCTTCTTCCCGACGGTGGGGCGTGGGCGGAAGTATGACCTGAATCTGGCTTCGACTCCGTTGGAGCAGTTGGGGGATTTTGATTGCGTTTTGATCGCTACCGACCACTCGAGCTATGAGTACGAAAAGATCGTAACCGAAGCGCGGCTGGTGGTAGATTCTAGGAACGCAACGCGGGCGATCCAGTCGGCGAAGATCGTGCGTTGCTAG
- a CDS encoding choice-of-anchor D domain-containing protein, which translates to MLVSGLGLGQEPTHAIKPHGWGTQHGRLEHGLRARRFLAGRESGAAGMELARRQQAAMLAEPRVTPLTTAWQPVGPMQVASLAYGKVTGRVTAIAIDPADASGNTVYVGTTGGGVWKSTNAAGAASAVKFVPLTDTLPVFSLNSGSATIASLSIGALSVGNGVILAGTGDTNDALDSYYGSGLLRSNDGGATWTLVQQADTAQGATSGIHSFVGLGFAGLAASPTVMVAAVGDAAEGKFVNAAETEYSVRGLYFSTDAGVSWQMATILDGMQTVQQPLPNGENVGGNAATAVVWNPLRQRFYAAVRFHGYYESADGATWTRLAAQPGAGLTVAACPANPGSVGSATCPIFRGALAVEPESGDTFAFTVDANYGDQGIWRDSCAAMGGVCSTSEIAFATKLNSGPLETGGAIGGQIFQGDYNLTLAAMASGSSTLLFAGTLDLYRCSLTTAATGAGGCVFRNTTNVEDGCAAPAMVAPGQHALAGLAGGALPLVFVGNDGGLWRSLDGVAQQGSPCAADDATHFDNLNGGLGSLAEVVQFSQHPTNADMLLVGLGANGTAATSTASDLSAWGQLADGEGGYSAIDPVSPAKWYASTAPGVSITYCSQGSACGPTEFDTQPTIGAPQVTQDASLIDPPWLLDPALSSNVLIGTCRVWRGPATQSTAWPATNVLSSEFGGPQNQACDGTNNFVRSLAAGGPAATATTAAGSGSTVLYAGMAGVLDGGGSVGGHVFATTDANAASSVTAWTDLAGSPVTNDGVGGGVFNAAGFDISSVAVDPHDATGMTVYATVMGFTGNGVTAAHAYRSTDGGAHWTNIGSNLPDAPANSIVVDPNDANTVYVAMDTGVFVTNQVTSCTSASCWSVYGSGLPNAPVVQLVASATTPAGGGTVGELRAATYGRGIWQIPLLTAGPGTNAAITLTPAALAFGTQAVGSASGAQTITVTNGGSAALVVSGVTATGDFPETDDCVGSSIAAGGSCAVQVVFSPTAVGAATGVLTISANVAGGQATAALTGTGAAAGAVVLTPPSVSFGTVTVGGTSASQNIVIANTGGVAVALYGETVAGDFQMATNHCGASLAAGASCTIGMTFAPTVAGIRNGTLSVVDSAGTQLASLTGVAASKATDTLSPTSLTFGAQMVGTTSAYQTVFLTNAGDTALTGISVAIGAGDFQVVNSCGATLSGHAACTMQVAFAPAAVGMRTGTLVVTDEFGQESVALTGTAVAVPTVALTPGSLTFPLTIVGARTDPQQILVTNAGAGQLTVASVSITGDFTETNSCINQSVTGPYSCGILVTFAPSAPGTRTGLITVTGTQPGQQAKAILTGTAVSPAAITLTPGSVDFGTLEVGKTSSAQSVSIANTGGVAATLQVPMVSGDYQLTANTCGAALAPGVGCTVSIVFAPTGRGARGGVLNVLDSVGDQQAALTGIGVTPATDSLSAQSLSFVPQLVGTSSAAQSVTLANAGDEPLTLVAAKVTSGPFSVTNNCGTSLSAQSSCMIAVVFSPTAAGAATGTLVVSDALRSQTIALLGSAFAPPGVGLPTGPVAFPVTVIGQSSLQTVTVSNAGGGTLVVGSVTTTPGTFAETDNCIGAALSGAATCSVQVRFSPLSAGALQGALTVSGTGNVTGQPPNPATSTVGLTGTGAEPAKIVLTPAGLSFGAVTLGQTSAAQNVTISNTGGVSAALTSVSVTGDFITTANTCAQTLGPQAGCTVSVVFTPKASGTRTGTLSVTDSVGVQTASLTGTGASPATDTLSPLALSFGTQTVGTASAAQAVTLTNSGDEALTLIATTVSNSNFTAVNQCGPMLAGHSSCAIQVTLTPMVNGSVMATLTVSDQFRSQTVALSGTGYEPPTVALTPGMLTFPATVIGGSSAAQTVMITNSGVGQIAVGKVAITGDFVETDGCAGKVLSGSASCSVTVVFDPTAAGVRQGVLTVTGVAAGQVATAILQGTGATPAAIVLNPASTNFGTVTLGSASMAQNVTISNTGGVAATLQGVSISGDFTVSTNTCESSLASQTGCTVGIVFTPTVSGKRTGVLTVTDSVGTQTAALTGVGASAATDGLSPLALTFAPQQLNTTSAAQVVTLTNTGDNALTLISALVTSGDFAASSACGSSLIGHASCAISVVSVPKSVGPGSGTLTVSDEFRTQTVALNGTGVAPPGVTLSPLAGLTFGATGVTTVSAPQAMTLANNGGSPLVVAGIVVTGDFNVPAAKNACTATVAPGGSCAFQVVFAPTVGGARTGTVSAMTNAPGPAPVVPLAGMGVDFSLAVNGATSVTVSSGGAAVFPLLLSSAAGIPGTATLACTGAPANATCVVTPGSAGLGGSTTISVTVDTGVTVASSAWSSRSGVWWVMVLPVVLPFRRLRFRGLLLFVGLIVLAGCGSGRLIPPPGGGGGGGGSPVTPSGTYSIVVSGTSAGLTRSVTLTLVVQ; encoded by the coding sequence GTGCTCGTTTCTGGGTTGGGGTTGGGGCAGGAACCCACCCATGCGATAAAGCCGCATGGATGGGGCACCCAACATGGACGACTTGAGCACGGGCTGAGGGCGCGGCGGTTCCTTGCTGGCCGGGAGAGTGGTGCGGCGGGGATGGAGCTGGCGCGGCGGCAGCAGGCGGCGATGCTGGCGGAGCCGCGGGTGACGCCGCTGACGACGGCGTGGCAGCCGGTGGGGCCGATGCAGGTGGCTAGTCTGGCTTACGGCAAGGTTACCGGGCGGGTGACGGCGATTGCGATCGATCCGGCGGACGCTAGCGGCAATACGGTCTATGTGGGGACGACGGGCGGCGGGGTTTGGAAGTCGACCAATGCGGCGGGAGCGGCGTCTGCGGTGAAGTTTGTTCCGCTGACGGACACGCTGCCGGTGTTCTCGCTGAATAGCGGCAGCGCGACGATTGCGTCGTTGAGTATCGGGGCGCTGAGCGTGGGAAACGGGGTCATTCTGGCGGGGACGGGGGACACGAACGACGCGCTGGATTCGTACTACGGGAGCGGTCTCCTGCGGAGCAATGACGGCGGGGCGACGTGGACGCTGGTGCAACAGGCAGACACTGCGCAGGGGGCGACGAGCGGTATCCATAGCTTTGTGGGGCTGGGATTTGCCGGGCTGGCGGCTTCACCGACAGTGATGGTGGCGGCTGTAGGGGATGCGGCTGAGGGTAAGTTTGTGAACGCGGCGGAGACGGAGTATAGCGTTCGCGGGCTGTATTTCTCCACCGACGCGGGCGTGAGCTGGCAGATGGCAACGATTCTGGACGGCATGCAGACGGTGCAGCAGCCGCTGCCGAACGGGGAGAACGTGGGTGGGAATGCGGCGACGGCGGTGGTGTGGAACCCTTTGCGGCAGCGGTTTTACGCGGCGGTGCGGTTCCATGGGTACTACGAGTCGGCGGATGGTGCGACGTGGACGCGGCTGGCCGCTCAGCCGGGTGCGGGATTGACGGTGGCCGCGTGTCCGGCGAATCCGGGGTCTGTCGGAAGCGCGACCTGCCCGATCTTTCGCGGGGCGCTGGCGGTCGAGCCGGAGAGTGGCGACACATTTGCGTTTACCGTGGATGCGAACTACGGGGACCAGGGGATATGGCGGGACAGTTGCGCGGCGATGGGCGGAGTCTGCTCGACGAGTGAGATTGCGTTTGCGACGAAGCTGAACTCGGGGCCGCTGGAGACGGGCGGGGCGATCGGCGGACAGATCTTTCAAGGAGATTACAACCTGACGCTGGCGGCGATGGCTTCGGGGAGCAGCACGCTGTTGTTTGCGGGGACGCTTGATCTTTATCGATGCAGCTTGACGACAGCGGCGACGGGCGCTGGCGGGTGTGTGTTCCGCAATACGACGAATGTGGAGGATGGATGCGCGGCTCCGGCGATGGTGGCGCCGGGGCAGCATGCGCTTGCGGGGCTTGCAGGAGGAGCGCTGCCACTGGTGTTTGTGGGCAATGATGGCGGGCTGTGGCGGTCGCTGGATGGCGTGGCGCAGCAGGGGAGTCCGTGCGCGGCAGATGATGCGACGCACTTCGACAATCTGAATGGGGGGTTGGGGTCGCTGGCGGAGGTGGTGCAGTTCTCGCAGCACCCGACGAATGCCGACATGCTGCTGGTAGGGCTGGGAGCGAACGGGACGGCTGCGACTTCGACGGCGTCAGATCTTTCGGCGTGGGGGCAACTGGCGGATGGCGAGGGAGGGTACTCGGCGATCGATCCGGTGAGTCCGGCGAAGTGGTACGCGTCGACGGCGCCGGGAGTGAGCATCACATATTGCAGCCAGGGCAGCGCGTGTGGGCCGACGGAGTTCGACACACAGCCGACAATTGGAGCGCCGCAGGTTACGCAGGATGCTTCGCTGATCGACCCGCCGTGGCTGCTGGACCCCGCGCTGAGCTCGAATGTGCTGATTGGGACGTGCCGGGTGTGGCGCGGCCCGGCGACGCAGAGCACGGCTTGGCCGGCGACGAATGTGTTGAGCAGCGAGTTTGGCGGGCCGCAGAACCAAGCGTGTGACGGGACGAACAACTTTGTGCGGTCGCTGGCTGCGGGAGGACCTGCGGCGACGGCGACGACGGCGGCGGGGAGCGGATCTACGGTGCTGTATGCGGGGATGGCGGGGGTTCTCGACGGCGGTGGGAGCGTGGGTGGGCATGTGTTTGCTACGACGGATGCAAATGCGGCGAGTTCGGTGACGGCCTGGACCGATCTTGCGGGATCGCCGGTGACGAACGATGGGGTGGGTGGCGGTGTGTTCAATGCGGCGGGGTTCGATATCTCCTCGGTCGCGGTCGATCCGCATGATGCGACCGGGATGACGGTGTATGCGACGGTGATGGGGTTTACCGGGAACGGGGTGACGGCGGCGCATGCGTATCGCTCGACCGATGGCGGAGCGCACTGGACGAACATCGGGAGCAATCTGCCGGACGCTCCGGCGAACAGCATCGTGGTCGATCCGAACGATGCGAATACGGTTTATGTGGCGATGGACACGGGCGTATTTGTAACGAACCAGGTTACGAGTTGCACGAGCGCGAGCTGCTGGAGCGTCTATGGGAGCGGGCTGCCGAACGCTCCGGTGGTGCAGCTGGTGGCCTCGGCGACGACACCTGCCGGGGGTGGAACGGTTGGGGAGTTGCGGGCGGCGACTTATGGCAGAGGGATATGGCAGATTCCGCTGCTGACGGCGGGGCCGGGGACCAATGCGGCGATCACGCTGACGCCGGCAGCTCTGGCCTTTGGGACGCAGGCGGTGGGGTCGGCAAGCGGGGCGCAGACGATCACAGTGACGAATGGTGGAAGTGCGGCGCTGGTGGTGTCTGGAGTTACAGCGACGGGGGATTTTCCGGAGACGGATGATTGTGTGGGGTCATCGATTGCGGCTGGAGGGAGTTGCGCGGTGCAGGTGGTGTTTTCGCCTACGGCGGTGGGTGCGGCGACGGGGGTGCTGACGATCTCGGCGAACGTGGCGGGAGGGCAGGCGACGGCGGCGCTGACCGGGACGGGAGCGGCTGCGGGAGCGGTGGTGCTGACTCCGCCCTCGGTGAGTTTTGGGACGGTGACGGTGGGTGGAACATCGGCTTCGCAGAACATCGTGATCGCGAATACAGGTGGTGTGGCAGTGGCGCTCTACGGGGAGACAGTCGCGGGAGACTTTCAGATGGCGACGAATCACTGCGGGGCGTCGCTGGCTGCGGGGGCCAGCTGCACGATTGGGATGACCTTCGCGCCGACGGTGGCTGGGATTCGGAATGGGACGCTGTCGGTGGTGGACTCCGCGGGGACGCAGCTTGCGTCGCTGACCGGGGTTGCGGCTTCGAAGGCGACGGACACGTTGTCGCCCACGTCGCTGACGTTCGGGGCGCAGATGGTGGGGACTACGAGTGCCTATCAGACGGTGTTTTTGACGAACGCGGGGGACACGGCGCTTACCGGGATTTCGGTGGCTATAGGGGCGGGCGATTTTCAGGTAGTGAACAGCTGCGGCGCGACTCTGAGCGGACATGCGGCTTGTACTATGCAGGTGGCGTTTGCGCCTGCGGCGGTGGGGATGCGGACGGGGACGCTGGTGGTGACCGACGAGTTTGGCCAGGAGAGTGTGGCGTTGACGGGGACGGCGGTGGCGGTGCCTACGGTGGCGCTGACACCGGGGTCGCTGACGTTTCCTCTGACGATTGTCGGTGCGCGGACAGATCCTCAGCAGATCCTCGTCACCAATGCTGGAGCGGGGCAGCTTACGGTGGCATCGGTTTCGATTACCGGGGACTTTACCGAGACCAACAGTTGTATCAACCAGTCGGTTACAGGACCTTACAGCTGCGGAATCCTGGTCACGTTCGCGCCGAGTGCGCCGGGGACGCGGACGGGCTTGATCACGGTGACGGGTACGCAACCGGGGCAGCAGGCGAAGGCTATCTTGACCGGGACGGCTGTCTCCCCGGCGGCGATTACGCTGACGCCGGGGAGCGTGGACTTTGGGACGCTGGAGGTGGGGAAGACGAGTTCGGCGCAGAGCGTGTCGATCGCGAATACGGGAGGAGTTGCGGCGACGCTGCAGGTGCCTATGGTGTCGGGAGACTATCAACTGACGGCGAATACATGCGGGGCGGCGCTGGCGCCGGGGGTGGGATGCACAGTGTCGATTGTCTTTGCGCCGACGGGACGAGGCGCACGCGGTGGGGTGCTGAATGTGCTGGATTCGGTAGGGGATCAGCAGGCTGCGTTGACCGGGATTGGGGTGACTCCAGCTACGGATTCGCTGTCGGCTCAGTCGCTGAGCTTTGTGCCTCAGCTTGTAGGGACTTCAAGCGCGGCGCAGAGTGTGACGCTGGCGAACGCCGGCGATGAGCCGTTGACGCTGGTCGCGGCGAAGGTGACGAGCGGGCCGTTTTCGGTGACGAACAACTGCGGGACGAGTTTGAGTGCTCAGAGCTCGTGCATGATTGCGGTGGTGTTTTCGCCCACGGCTGCAGGGGCGGCGACTGGGACGCTGGTGGTGTCCGATGCGCTGCGATCGCAGACGATTGCGCTCTTGGGGAGCGCGTTTGCGCCGCCGGGTGTGGGGCTGCCAACGGGGCCGGTGGCGTTTCCGGTGACCGTGATTGGGCAGAGCTCCCTGCAGACGGTGACGGTGTCGAATGCGGGTGGCGGGACGCTGGTGGTTGGGTCGGTGACGACTACGCCGGGGACGTTTGCGGAGACGGACAACTGCATCGGTGCGGCGTTGAGCGGGGCGGCGACTTGCTCCGTGCAGGTGAGGTTTTCGCCGCTCTCGGCGGGAGCGTTGCAGGGGGCCTTGACGGTGAGCGGGACGGGGAACGTGACGGGGCAGCCGCCAAACCCTGCGACGTCCACGGTCGGGCTTACGGGGACGGGAGCGGAACCGGCAAAGATCGTGCTGACGCCTGCGGGGCTGAGTTTTGGGGCGGTGACGCTGGGGCAGACGAGTGCGGCGCAGAACGTGACGATCTCGAATACCGGCGGGGTGAGCGCGGCTTTGACGTCGGTCTCGGTCACGGGCGACTTCATTACGACCGCGAATACGTGTGCTCAGACATTGGGGCCGCAGGCGGGATGTACGGTGTCGGTGGTGTTTACGCCGAAGGCCTCTGGGACAAGGACGGGGACGCTCTCGGTGACGGATTCGGTGGGGGTGCAGACGGCGAGTTTGACGGGGACGGGAGCTTCGCCGGCGACGGATACGCTGTCGCCGCTGGCGCTCAGCTTTGGGACGCAGACGGTGGGGACGGCAAGCGCGGCGCAGGCGGTGACGCTGACGAACTCCGGCGATGAGGCGCTGACACTGATCGCTACGACGGTTTCGAATTCCAACTTTACGGCGGTGAACCAGTGCGGGCCGATGCTGGCGGGGCACTCGAGCTGCGCGATTCAGGTGACGTTGACGCCGATGGTCAATGGGTCGGTGATGGCGACGCTGACGGTGTCGGACCAGTTTCGTTCGCAGACGGTGGCGTTAAGCGGGACGGGATATGAACCGCCGACGGTGGCGCTGACGCCGGGGATGCTGACGTTTCCGGCGACGGTGATTGGAGGGAGTTCGGCGGCGCAGACGGTGATGATTACGAACTCCGGTGTGGGGCAGATCGCAGTGGGGAAGGTGGCGATCACGGGGGACTTTGTCGAGACGGATGGGTGCGCAGGGAAGGTGCTGAGCGGGAGCGCGAGTTGCAGCGTGACAGTGGTGTTTGATCCGACGGCCGCGGGGGTGCGACAGGGCGTGCTGACGGTGACGGGAGTGGCGGCCGGGCAGGTGGCTACGGCGATACTTCAAGGGACGGGAGCTACGCCGGCGGCGATCGTGCTCAATCCGGCGAGTACGAACTTCGGGACGGTGACGCTGGGTTCTGCGAGCATGGCGCAGAATGTGACTATCTCGAATACGGGCGGAGTTGCGGCGACGCTTCAAGGTGTCTCGATCAGCGGGGACTTTACGGTGAGCACGAATACCTGTGAGAGTTCGCTGGCGTCGCAGACCGGGTGTACGGTGGGGATTGTGTTTACGCCGACGGTCTCTGGGAAGCGGACGGGTGTGCTGACCGTGACGGATTCGGTGGGGACGCAGACGGCGGCGCTGACCGGCGTGGGAGCGAGCGCGGCGACGGATGGGCTGAGTCCGCTGGCGCTGACGTTTGCGCCGCAGCAGTTGAATACGACGAGCGCGGCGCAGGTTGTGACGTTGACGAACACGGGGGACAACGCGCTGACGCTGATCTCGGCGCTGGTGACGAGCGGGGACTTTGCGGCTTCGAGTGCATGTGGGAGCTCGCTGATTGGACATGCGAGCTGTGCGATCTCGGTAGTGTCGGTGCCGAAGAGTGTAGGGCCGGGGAGTGGGACGCTGACCGTGTCCGACGAGTTCAGGACGCAGACGGTGGCGTTGAACGGGACGGGTGTGGCTCCGCCGGGGGTGACGCTGTCGCCGCTGGCTGGGCTGACGTTCGGGGCGACCGGGGTGACTACGGTGTCCGCGCCACAGGCGATGACGCTGGCAAATAACGGTGGCTCGCCGCTGGTGGTAGCGGGGATCGTGGTGACGGGGGATTTCAACGTTCCGGCAGCTAAGAATGCTTGTACGGCCACGGTGGCTCCGGGAGGGTCGTGCGCGTTCCAGGTGGTCTTTGCGCCAACGGTAGGAGGAGCGCGGACGGGGACGGTTTCGGCGATGACGAATGCGCCGGGACCGGCTCCGGTGGTGCCGCTGGCGGGGATGGGCGTGGATTTTTCGCTGGCGGTGAATGGGGCTACGAGCGTGACGGTGAGCAGTGGCGGTGCGGCGGTGTTTCCGCTGCTGCTGAGCTCGGCGGCGGGGATTCCGGGGACGGCGACGCTGGCATGCACGGGAGCGCCAGCAAATGCGACGTGCGTGGTGACGCCGGGGAGCGCGGGGCTGGGAGGGTCGACGACGATCTCGGTGACGGTGGATACGGGGGTGACGGTGGCTTCGAGTGCGTGGTCTTCGAGATCGGGAGTGTGGTGGGTGATGGTTCTGCCGGTGGTGTTGCCGTTTCGGCGGCTTCGTTTCCGGGGATTGTTGCTGTTCGTGGGGCTGATCGTGCTGGCTGGGTGTGGGTCGGGGAGGTTGATTCCGCCGCCGGGTGGTGGGGGCGGTGGTGGAGGGTCGCCGGTGACGCCGAGCGGGACGTATTCGATTGTGGTGTCGGGGACGAGCGCGGGGTTGACGCGGTCTGTGACGTTGACGCTGGTGGTGCAGTGA
- a CDS encoding SDR family oxidoreductase: MATYLITGAAGFIGSHLTHTLVSRGDKVRAFDNFVTGRRQNLSRILNRIEFHEGDLRDADAVNRACEGVDYILHQGALPSVPRSVKDPRTSHESNLDGTFNVLEGARANGVKRVVYAASSSAYGNQPGFPRHEGMKPMPIAPYPVQKLAGELYMQSYWQVYGLETVCLRYFNIFGPRQVPDSPYSGVMAKFILQMMRGETPVIFGDGEQGRDFTYIDNAVSANLLAAAAPADQVAGKVFNVACGERHTLNETYRILAQLLGFEGLPMYTEVRAGDVRDSLADISAAQEAFGYKPLVGFEEGLRRTVAWYQDTLGQ; the protein is encoded by the coding sequence TTGGCTACCTATTTGATTACCGGCGCTGCCGGATTTATTGGCTCTCATCTGACGCATACGCTCGTCTCTCGTGGGGACAAGGTTCGGGCGTTCGACAATTTTGTGACCGGGCGGCGGCAGAATCTGTCGCGGATCTTGAACCGCATCGAGTTTCACGAAGGCGACCTGCGGGATGCGGACGCGGTGAACCGGGCGTGCGAAGGTGTGGACTACATCCTGCACCAGGGGGCGCTTCCTTCGGTGCCGCGCAGCGTGAAGGACCCGCGAACCAGCCATGAGTCGAATCTGGACGGGACGTTCAATGTGCTCGAAGGGGCGCGGGCGAACGGGGTGAAGCGGGTGGTGTACGCGGCTTCTTCGTCGGCGTATGGGAACCAGCCGGGATTTCCGCGGCATGAGGGGATGAAGCCGATGCCGATTGCTCCGTATCCGGTGCAGAAGCTGGCGGGCGAGCTGTATATGCAGTCGTACTGGCAGGTTTATGGGCTGGAGACGGTGTGCCTGCGGTACTTCAATATCTTTGGGCCTCGGCAGGTTCCGGATTCTCCTTACTCAGGGGTGATGGCGAAGTTCATCCTGCAGATGATGCGGGGAGAGACGCCGGTGATCTTCGGCGACGGGGAGCAGGGGCGGGATTTCACGTACATCGACAACGCGGTGAGCGCGAATCTGTTAGCGGCTGCTGCTCCGGCGGACCAGGTTGCGGGAAAAGTGTTCAATGTCGCGTGCGGTGAACGACATACGTTGAATGAAACGTATCGAATTCTTGCGCAACTTTTAGGCTTCGAAGGCCTTCCAATGTATACGGAAGTGCGCGCGGGCGACGTTCGCGACTCGCTGGCCGATATTTCTGCCGCCCAGGAAGCGTTTGGCTACAAGCCCCTGGTCGGCTTCGAGGAAGGTCTGCGCCGAACGGTCGCGTGGTATCAGGACACGCTCGGGCAGTAA